In Acinetobacter sp. WCHAc010034, a genomic segment contains:
- the terL gene encoding phage terminase large subunit → MDLQTQVEKKLCEDEHLYFTRRFFKPRMGFKFTVNWHHVYISWIIDQVIAGEIANVVINVPPGAGKTELTTNLIPRGLALNARSRFLYLSFSQSLVEGVSDTARDIVKSKDYRQMWDLTVSNSTDSKKEWKITVEDYDVGHVYVASMGGQVTGRRAGTLADDGFTGCIIIDDPLKPEDAFSKIKRDSANRKLLNTVNSRKAKSDTPIIMIMQRLHTEDPTNFVMTGNLPGDWEQISIPALIDDAYIATLPEHIQKLVPRDAERDEQGRQSYWPKKESLQSLLQLEKGGKDKDGATVSRYTFSSQYMQQPKKLGGDLIKSEWFGLYKDLPEMLWRAVFGDTAQKIKEHNDYSVFLLVGMGVDGKLYLIDLLRGKWEAPELNRQAKAFLNKHKEYTWHTKPIRYMKVEDKASGTQLIQTLGTYSGVAVIPVQRNTDKLSRFMDVQVHLEANYRDKPEDRFVMVPKDAHWVGEFFEECEAFNAAFTHDHDDQVDTLIDAIEDAVIAINYSPPAA, encoded by the coding sequence ATGGATCTGCAAACACAGGTTGAAAAGAAGCTGTGTGAAGATGAGCATTTATATTTCACTCGGCGGTTCTTCAAGCCTCGGATGGGCTTTAAATTTACAGTGAACTGGCACCATGTTTATATCTCATGGATTATTGATCAGGTCATTGCTGGCGAGATTGCGAACGTTGTGATTAATGTCCCGCCTGGGGCCGGCAAGACTGAACTGACAACCAATTTGATTCCGCGCGGACTGGCTTTGAATGCGCGTTCGCGGTTTCTGTATTTGTCCTTCTCTCAGTCGCTGGTAGAGGGTGTATCGGATACGGCGCGCGACATTGTGAAGTCTAAAGACTACCGCCAGATGTGGGATTTAACCGTTTCAAATAGCACTGACTCTAAGAAAGAGTGGAAAATTACGGTTGAAGACTATGATGTTGGCCATGTTTATGTAGCCTCTATGGGTGGTCAGGTAACTGGTCGCCGCGCAGGAACATTGGCGGATGATGGGTTCACTGGTTGCATCATCATTGATGACCCGCTAAAGCCTGAGGATGCCTTCAGCAAGATTAAGCGGGATTCAGCAAACCGCAAGTTGCTCAACACGGTGAACTCGCGTAAAGCCAAGTCTGACACGCCAATCATCATGATCATGCAGCGCCTGCATACTGAAGACCCAACAAATTTCGTCATGACCGGGAATTTACCCGGAGATTGGGAGCAGATATCTATTCCGGCGCTGATTGATGATGCTTACATAGCAACCCTGCCTGAGCACATTCAAAAGTTGGTGCCGCGTGATGCTGAACGCGATGAGCAGGGCCGCCAAAGTTATTGGCCAAAGAAAGAATCATTGCAGTCTTTGCTGCAACTTGAAAAGGGTGGTAAGGACAAGGATGGCGCCACAGTATCGCGCTACACATTCTCAAGCCAGTACATGCAGCAACCTAAGAAGTTGGGTGGCGACCTGATCAAGTCTGAGTGGTTTGGGCTCTATAAAGACCTTCCTGAGATGCTGTGGCGCGCTGTGTTTGGTGATACGGCGCAGAAAATCAAAGAGCACAATGACTACTCGGTGTTTCTTCTGGTTGGCATGGGGGTTGATGGCAAGCTATACCTGATTGATCTTTTGCGCGGAAAATGGGAAGCACCAGAGCTTAATCGCCAGGCAAAAGCCTTTCTGAATAAACATAAAGAATATACCTGGCACACGAAGCCTATTCGCTACATGAAAGTGGAGGATAAGGCCTCTGGAACACAATTAATCCAGACACTTGGCACTTACTCCGGAGTTGCGGTGATTCCAGTGCAGCGTAATACAGACAAGTTATCCCGCTTTATGGATGTGCAGGTTCATCTTGAGGCGAACTATAGGGATAAACCTGAAGATCGTTTTGTGATGGTGCCTAAAGATGCTCACTGGGTAGGTGAGTTCTTTGAAGAGTGTGAGGCATTCAACGCTGCATTTACTCACGATCATGATGACCAGGTGGATACTCTGATTGATGCGATTGAAGACGCGGTGATTGCGATTAACTACAGCCCACCAGCAGCTTAA
- a CDS encoding DUF2280 domain-containing protein has product MARLKKTEKVFIVRSLAQFMTPTEVVVAIKENFKIDVSPQQVEAYDPTKAAGADLSQEFVDLFHEARKKYIDQPIYNIEAANDIVQLRVLSALFIKKQGNTRDAIKLSDQIQKIVKGYYEKKIEITGKDGEPFQPTVVQATQDQVNEAVRKAQEEY; this is encoded by the coding sequence ATGGCAAGGCTTAAAAAAACAGAAAAAGTCTTTATTGTTCGATCACTTGCACAGTTTATGACACCTACTGAAGTTGTAGTGGCCATCAAGGAAAACTTTAAGATAGATGTATCCCCTCAACAGGTAGAGGCATACGATCCAACAAAGGCTGCGGGTGCGGATCTATCTCAAGAATTTGTGGATTTGTTCCATGAAGCACGGAAGAAATATATTGATCAGCCGATCTACAACATTGAAGCTGCAAACGATATTGTTCAGCTCAGAGTTCTGAGCGCTCTCTTTATCAAAAAGCAGGGAAATACCCGTGATGCAATCAAGCTTTCAGATCAGATTCAGAAGATTGTCAAAGGCTATTACGAGAAGAAGATTGAAATCACTGGTAAAGATGGTGAGCCGTTTCAACCAACAGTAGTTCAGGCAACTCAAGATCAAGTCAATGAGGCGGTGAGGAAAGCCCAAGAGGAATATTAA
- a CDS encoding DNA cytosine methyltransferase: MSSVMSFLPHELIIDNFAGGGGTSTGLEQAFGRPVDVAINHDPKALAMHRINHPETKHYCESVWDIDPVEVTGNQPVGLVWLSPDCKHFSKAKGGKPVEKKIRGLAWIALRWAAKTRPRVIMLENVEEFKTWGRTNEDGRPCSKHQGETFRSFVKALRNQGYEVEWRVLRACDFGAPTIRKRFFMVARRDDLPISWPIPTHGDPNSVAVQKGRLRPYRTAAECIDWSIECPSIFKRKRPLVEATLKRIYRGLDKHLFNCAEPFIVNNCMAPVLTECANASSPRTMATNEPLRTICAQVKGGHHAIIVSHLSKLRNNCVSQGVAEPMHTITAGGGHFAEVRAFLTAFYGNEKDGNAVDKPLRTIPTRDRFGLVTINQQQYQITDIGFRMLQPAELFKAQGFPASYIFERGIDELGNEIRLTKTEQARMCGNSVCPQLSRALVEANFKHENAYRGAA; the protein is encoded by the coding sequence ATGAGCAGCGTAATGTCTTTTTTACCGCATGAGCTGATTATCGATAACTTTGCCGGCGGCGGCGGGACAAGCACTGGACTTGAGCAGGCATTCGGGCGCCCGGTTGATGTGGCAATCAATCACGATCCTAAGGCTCTGGCGATGCACCGTATCAATCATCCAGAAACTAAACACTATTGCGAATCTGTTTGGGATATTGATCCGGTTGAAGTCACCGGCAATCAGCCTGTCGGTCTGGTTTGGCTGTCGCCGGACTGCAAGCACTTCTCAAAGGCAAAGGGCGGCAAGCCAGTTGAAAAGAAGATCCGCGGTCTTGCATGGATTGCGCTGCGCTGGGCAGCCAAGACCCGCCCGCGCGTCATCATGCTGGAGAATGTCGAAGAATTTAAGACTTGGGGGCGCACGAATGAAGATGGGCGTCCTTGTTCAAAACACCAGGGAGAAACATTCCGCAGTTTTGTGAAAGCGCTTCGTAATCAGGGTTATGAAGTTGAATGGCGTGTATTGAGGGCTTGTGATTTCGGTGCGCCAACAATTCGTAAACGCTTCTTTATGGTTGCTCGCAGGGATGATTTACCAATTTCATGGCCAATTCCAACACATGGTGATCCGAATAGTGTAGCGGTACAAAAAGGAAGACTAAGACCATACCGTACTGCTGCAGAATGTATTGATTGGTCTATCGAGTGTCCAAGCATATTTAAAAGAAAACGCCCACTTGTTGAAGCAACCTTAAAGAGGATTTATCGCGGGCTGGACAAGCATCTTTTTAATTGTGCTGAACCATTCATTGTAAATAACTGCATGGCTCCAGTTCTAACGGAATGTGCGAATGCATCAAGCCCCAGAACCATGGCAACTAATGAGCCTTTAAGAACAATTTGTGCGCAGGTGAAAGGTGGTCATCACGCAATTATCGTAAGCCATCTTTCAAAATTGAGAAACAACTGTGTTAGCCAAGGGGTAGCAGAGCCAATGCACACTATTACTGCCGGCGGCGGCCATTTTGCGGAAGTCCGTGCTTTCCTTACGGCATTTTACGGCAATGAAAAGGATGGCAACGCCGTGGACAAGCCGCTGCGCACTATTCCGACCCGTGACCGCTTCGGCCTGGTGACGATCAATCAGCAGCAGTATCAAATCACAGATATTGGCTTCCGCATGCTGCAGCCGGCTGAACTCTTCAAGGCGCAGGGCTTCCCGGCTTCATACATTTTCGAGCGCGGAATTGATGAGCTGGGCAATGAGATCCGCTTAACAAAAACAGAGCAGGCGCGGATGTGCGGCAATTCAGTTTGCCCGCAGCTGTCGCGCGCTTTGGTTGAGGCGAACTTTAAACATGAGAATGCATATCGGGGTGCAGCATGA
- a CDS encoding putative metallopeptidase has protein sequence MEQIRPFPPTDLIDRAEEQEAILLAPAPELKEWVLANWLTIGGELHNPDHDHIAELLHDDENFLAFAWASSAAMAKKRMVLGQCEKVMFNQGGWKKARQEQQMRDWFGAVPVYLITIDASYCENSNDLEFCRLIEHELYHIGVERDEDGEIQYSDHTGLPKHYLAGHDVEVFFGETKRWGADESVKRLLEIAKNAPFVSETNIAACCGTCVIG, from the coding sequence ATGGAACAGATCAGACCATTCCCGCCGACAGACTTAATTGACCGGGCAGAAGAGCAAGAAGCTATTTTGCTTGCACCAGCACCAGAGCTTAAAGAATGGGTATTGGCGAACTGGCTGACCATCGGCGGTGAACTGCACAACCCAGATCATGACCACATTGCTGAACTGCTTCATGACGATGAAAACTTTTTAGCATTTGCATGGGCCTCATCAGCTGCCATGGCTAAAAAGCGCATGGTGCTGGGCCAATGTGAGAAGGTGATGTTTAACCAGGGCGGATGGAAGAAAGCGCGCCAGGAACAGCAGATGCGCGACTGGTTCGGCGCCGTGCCGGTGTATCTCATTACCATTGACGCCAGTTACTGCGAAAACTCAAATGATCTGGAGTTCTGCCGCTTGATTGAGCATGAGCTGTATCACATCGGTGTAGAGCGCGACGAAGATGGCGAGATTCAATATAGTGACCACACCGGGCTTCCGAAGCATTACTTGGCCGGCCATGATGTGGAAGTGTTCTTTGGTGAAACAAAACGCTGGGGAGCGGATGAGTCAGTAAAACGGCTTTTGGAAATTGCGAAGAATGCGCCGTTTGTTTCAGAAACTAATATTGCTGCGTGTTGTGGGACCTGTGTAATAGGTTAG
- a CDS encoding phage portal protein family protein, whose translation MAKKNRKSENAKPESGGLYSHDAELSLISYLTKMPDGDEVLRKAGVTRPRLKVMMYDDEIYQAIEKRQDKLESASWRVEPMDRPESKIIVEHLREWWSEILLGAQNARWYGYSVLEAVYAKPEEPLLHLDGDTATPFIGFKWIGEKPMQWYEPKNDGSLMLLANYNATRQDQKTDQRFKHFLTRCKSTYENPLGEALLSRLYWVWFFKTSGFKFWAKFVEKFGMPMLIGKTVGKTTDMRDALLRAHASSVLALSGSDSVEIQTANSSGNASQTFESFDKNLERRIQKVILGQTLTSGTDGGGSRALGDVHLEVQNSKYKADVRMIMPTIQAIINALCDINGWERHQVIIGEEKSLEAPKADRDVKLKNAGATLTPQYFKREYGLEDGDVVETPSSLPNTQFTALPHRAFNFKASASKLSAAQQEVEELTDGQDDLQLLKLDQVKELVFKSDSPESLAFNLMRLIPGATQAQFTANLDQALYAADVLGYVAAQNGK comes from the coding sequence ATGGCTAAGAAAAATAGGAAGTCTGAAAACGCGAAGCCAGAATCAGGCGGGTTGTATTCGCATGACGCCGAGCTGTCATTAATCAGCTATCTGACCAAAATGCCAGACGGCGATGAGGTTTTGCGGAAAGCCGGGGTCACACGCCCGCGGCTTAAAGTCATGATGTATGATGACGAGATTTATCAGGCAATTGAAAAGCGTCAAGATAAACTCGAGAGTGCATCATGGCGGGTTGAGCCAATGGATCGACCAGAATCAAAGATTATCGTCGAGCATTTGCGCGAATGGTGGTCTGAAATTCTGCTTGGGGCACAGAATGCACGCTGGTATGGATACTCGGTTTTAGAGGCTGTTTATGCCAAACCAGAGGAGCCACTCCTGCATCTTGATGGAGATACTGCTACGCCGTTTATCGGGTTTAAGTGGATTGGTGAAAAACCAATGCAGTGGTATGAGCCTAAAAACGATGGAAGCCTCATGTTGCTGGCAAACTATAATGCGACTCGGCAGGATCAAAAAACAGACCAGCGCTTCAAGCACTTTTTGACGCGCTGCAAATCAACTTATGAGAATCCTTTGGGCGAAGCTTTGCTGAGCCGGCTGTATTGGGTTTGGTTCTTCAAGACATCAGGCTTTAAGTTTTGGGCTAAGTTTGTAGAGAAGTTTGGCATGCCGATGCTGATTGGTAAAACCGTCGGCAAAACCACTGATATGCGCGATGCGCTGCTTAGGGCGCACGCCAGCTCGGTTCTTGCGCTGAGCGGATCTGATTCAGTTGAAATCCAAACAGCGAATAGCAGCGGAAATGCATCCCAGACATTTGAGAGCTTTGATAAGAATCTAGAGCGCCGTATTCAAAAGGTGATTCTGGGGCAGACTCTCACATCCGGCACTGATGGCGGTGGATCTCGCGCCTTAGGTGATGTGCATCTTGAGGTGCAAAACTCGAAGTATAAAGCCGATGTTCGGATGATTATGCCAACCATTCAAGCCATTATTAATGCACTATGCGATATCAATGGCTGGGAGCGTCACCAGGTCATCATTGGTGAAGAGAAGTCACTGGAAGCGCCAAAAGCAGACCGCGATGTAAAATTAAAGAATGCTGGCGCAACACTGACGCCGCAATACTTTAAGCGGGAATATGGTCTTGAGGATGGTGATGTGGTTGAAACACCATCGAGTCTGCCAAATACTCAATTTACCGCGCTTCCTCACCGAGCATTCAACTTTAAGGCATCTGCCAGCAAGCTTTCTGCAGCACAGCAGGAAGTTGAAGAGCTAACTGATGGCCAGGATGATTTACAACTACTGAAGCTTGATCAGGTCAAGGAATTGGTGTTCAAGTCTGACAGCCCTGAGAGTCTGGCTTTTAATTTGATGCGGCTAATACCGGGCGCTACCCAGGCTCAGTTCACGGCAAATTTAGATCAGGCTTTGTATGCTGCGGATGTGCTGGGGTATGTGGCGGCTCAGAATGGGAAGTAG
- a CDS encoding antiterminator Q family protein produces the protein MNAMVGIKMNWSKRSAHQWLEQYGVWVRSTKSNVSANPLAILIDKNDKQRIRASKVSMACEISDYEAVQVSQLLAKMHNDEREYLAERGWLLILKFENDWSDQSIANAHGCSRAKVRAEVEKGLAYLDGKIEALSD, from the coding sequence ATGAATGCAATGGTGGGAATAAAAATGAATTGGTCTAAACGTTCGGCCCACCAGTGGCTTGAGCAGTATGGGGTATGGGTGCGATCTACAAAGTCAAATGTGTCTGCTAATCCGCTGGCAATACTCATTGATAAAAACGACAAGCAAAGAATAAGAGCCAGCAAAGTTTCGATGGCCTGTGAAATCAGCGACTATGAGGCTGTTCAGGTGAGCCAGCTGCTGGCTAAGATGCATAACGATGAGCGGGAATATTTGGCGGAGCGGGGCTGGTTGTTGATTTTGAAATTTGAAAATGATTGGTCAGATCAGTCAATAGCAAATGCTCATGGGTGCAGTAGAGCGAAAGTGCGCGCTGAGGTGGAAAAAGGGCTCGCTTACTTGGATGGAAAAATAGAGGCCTTGAGTGATTGA